Proteins from a genomic interval of Trifolium pratense cultivar HEN17-A07 linkage group LG6, ARS_RC_1.1, whole genome shotgun sequence:
- the LOC123892128 gene encoding F-box/kelch-repeat protein At3g06240-like — MSYNLSSSYYEFFSLRANIWKQIDEGTHIHYSTYNMKGDYRTQGSLFNGAIHWFAHRLDLEKNVIIAFDLTERKLLDMNLPDEFGAELHYGGLWVFQEFLSLSGGNYYNGTVEIWVMKEYKQHSSWTKTHVLPTDAIPYRYFCPLTSTKSGDIVGTDLLPGFVKYNDEGQLVGHHSYSIRRYESLVTSI, encoded by the coding sequence ATGTCATATAATTTAAGCTCATCATACTATGAGTTTTTCTCATTGAGAGCTAATATATGGAAACAAATTGATGAGGGTACTCACATTCACTATTCGACTTATAATATGAAGGGAGATTATCGCACACAAGGGTCACTCTTTAATGGGGCTATTCATTGGTTTGCTCATCGTCTTGATTTAGAAAAGAATGTTATCATTGCCTTTGATTTAACCGAAAGGAAACTTTTAGATATGAATTTGCCAGATGAGTTTGGCGCTGAACTTCACTATGGTGGTTTGTGGGTATTTCAAGAATTTCTCAGTTTATCGGGTGGGAATTATTATAATGGTACAGTTGAAATATGGGTGATGAAAGAATACAAACAACATTCGTCTTGGACAAAGACTCATGTTCTTCCTACCGATGCCATTCCCTATAGGTACTTTTGCCCTTTAACCTCTACAAAAAGTGGTGATATTGTTGGAACAGATCTTCTTCCTGGATTTGTGAAGTATAATGATGAAGGACAGTTGGTAGGGCATCACTCCTACTCTATCCGTCGATATGAATCCCTAGTGACCAGTATATAG